One part of the Solanum dulcamara chromosome 8, daSolDulc1.2, whole genome shotgun sequence genome encodes these proteins:
- the LOC129899528 gene encoding uncharacterized protein LOC129899528 translates to MENNNNNNSHDQYGRKVMKDVSLQELRERLAEFSRVRGWDQYHSPRNLLLALVGEVGELSEIFQWKGEVARGLPNWTSDDKEHLEEELSDVLLYLVQLADVCGLDLGQAALIKIIKNAQKYPVTKPT, encoded by the exons ATggagaataataataacaataattccCATGATCAATATGGTAGAAAAGTGATGAAGGATGTCTCTCTTCAGGAGCTGAGAGAGAGGCTTGCTGAATTTTCTAGAGTTAGAGGTTGGGATCAGTATCACAGTCCTAGGAACCTTCTTCTAGCTTTG GTTGGAGAAGTGGGAGAGCTATCAGAGATATTTCAGTGGAAGGGAGAAGTTGCAAGGGGGTTACCTAATTGGACATCAGATGATAAGGAACATTTGGAGGAGGAACTTTCTGATGTTTTGCTCTACCTGGTACAGCTAGCTGATGTTTGTGGACTTGATTTAGGTCAAGCAGCACTTATTAAGATTATCAAGAATGCTCAAAAATACCCTGTTACTAAACCTACTTAA
- the LOC129898547 gene encoding probable LRR receptor-like serine/threonine-protein kinase At1g74360: protein MSQVESHIFLPIALLINFFILNSGRLVCGDSIETDKQLLLNLKLFLKDQNPVDKGFKYNHWNPTDLSPCRWPGISCSTSINRVTGIDLSESNLAGKLFNNFSALTELNSLDLSKNTFSESIPPDLGRCRNLKFLNLSHNIIVGELNLTGLNKLEVLDLTMNRIHGLTIPEICDNLTVANISNNNFTSQSGIVFVHCKKLKYLDLSYNYLTGNLLFGLDKLDVFSASQNNFRGSLPSWFFTQNCSLQVLDLSENMFFGELPTSIANCKRLVELNLWGNSFSGSIPREIGSVQSLKEICLGSNNFSSDIPDTLSGLNKLVFLDLSRNNFGGEIQEIFGQLTQVRFLVLHGNSYIGGIVSSGIPNLVNLSRLDLSDNHFSGPLPVEISQMKGLEFLILAHNQFGSNIPSEYGDLTALQAVDLSSNRINGSIPPSFGKLRSLLWLMLANNSLNGEIPSELGNCSSLLWLNLANNQLSGPIPPQLASIGADPMPTFSLNREKDKLTAGSGDCFAMRRWIPADYPPFSFIYSLLTGKNCRILGDRLFIGDGLMPVCEPGSNVRKNQVPGYIQLSDNKLSGEIPPEIGKMKKLSMMHLGANEFSGRLSPEIGQVHLVVFNVSQNKFSGEIPKQIGHIKCLQNLDLSFNNFSGSFPASISNLHDLSKFNISYNPYIYGFVPEIGQLLTFEKSSFLGDPLLRLPSFMHNSTNNTERNTNDKHKKPKKVGALLVIMVLVLAFLICGVMSLLVCLLIKAPRGSPGILLEDTEGRHDSPSSASASSSRLCASSSRGSDDVKVIRLDRTSFTHSDILKATWNFSNDRIIGRGGFGIVYRGVLPDGREVAVKKLQREGIEGEREFRAEMEALSGNGSGWPHPNLVTLYGWCLDGSEKLLVYEYLEGGNLEDVITDRTRFTWKRRIQAAIDVAHALVYLHHDCYPCIVHRDVKASNVLLDKDGRAKVTDFGLARVMISEHTHVSTMVAGTIGYVAPEYGQIMQATTKGDVYSYGVLAMELATGRHAIDGGEECLVEWATRVMGDGRKGFTRAIIPVALLVSGLAEGAEEMCELLRIGIRCTAETPHDRPNMKQVLDMLISIPSSQRGSSRNFGSSRSTSPLL from the exons ATGTCACAAGTGGAATCTCATATTTTTCTTCCCATTGCGTTACTGAtcaatttcttcattctcaattCAG GTAGGCTTGTTTGTGGAGACTCAATTGAGACAGACAAGCAATTGCTGCTGAACTTGAAGTTATTTCTTAAGGACCAAAACCCTGTTGACAAAGGATTCAAATATAACCATTGGAATCCTACAGATTTGTCACCCTGTAGATGGCCTGGAATTTCATGCAGTACTTCCATCAATCGTGTCACTGGAATCGACCTATCAGAAAGCAACCTGGCTGGGAAATTGTTTAATAACTTCTCAGCCCTGACAGAATTGAACTCTCTTGACCTGTCCAAGAACACATTTTCAGAGTCTATTCCACCAGACTTAGGCCGGTGTCGAAACCTCAAGTTCTTGAACTTGTCACACAATATCATTGTTGGTGAGCTCAACTTGACTGGCCTGAACAAGCTGGAAGTTCTTGATTTGACGATGAACAGGATTCACGGGCTAACGATCCCTGAGATTTGTGACAACTTAACTGTTGCAAATATTTCTAACAACAATTTCACTAGTCAGAGTGGAATAGTATTTGTTCACTGCAAGAAACTGAAGTATCTTGATCTGAGCTACAATTATTTGACAGGGAATCTGTTGTTCGGGCTTGATAAGCTGGATGTGTTTTCAGCATCTCAGAATAACTTCCGTGGCTCTCTGCCTTCCTGGTTTTTCACCCAAAACTGCTCCTTGCAAGTTTTGGACTTATCAGAAAATATGTTCTTTGGTGAATTGCCTACATCCATCGCGAATTGTAAACGATTAGTAGAGTTGAATTTGTGGGGAAATAGCTTTTCAGGATCAATCCCTAGAGAGATTGGATCAGTACAGAGTCTGAAGGAAATTTGCTTGGGAAGTAACAACTTTTCAAGTGATATTCCAGACACTCTATCAGGCCTAAACAAATTGGTATTTCTGGACCTAAGTAGAAATAACTTTGGAGGAGAAATACAAGAAATTTTCGGCCAATTGACACAGGTAAGATTTCTCGTGCTGCATGGAAACTCTTATATTGGAGGCATAGTGTCATCAGGAATTCCAAACTTGGTGAACCTTTCGCGGTTGGACTTGAGTGATAACCACTTTTCTGGTCCATTACCAGTTGAAATTTCTCAGATGAAAGGTTTGGAGTTTTTGATTCTTGCCCACAACCAGTTTGGTAGCAATATACCTTCAGAATATGGAGATCTTACTGCACTTCAGGCTGTTGATCTTTCCTCTAATAGGATCAATGGTTCAATACCACCAAGTTTCGGGAAGCTAAGGTCACTATTGTGGTTGATGCTTGCAAACAATTCATTAAACGGTGAAATCCCATCAGAGTTAGGGAACTGCAGCAGCTTGTTATGGTTGAATCTTGCGAATAATCAACTTTCTGGCCCAATTCCTCCTCAACTAGCGAGTATTGGCGCAGATCCAATGCCTACTTTTTCGTTGAATAGGGAAAAGGATAAGCTCACTGCTGGCTCAGGGGATTGTTTTGCCATGAGGAGGTGGATACCAGCTGACTACCCTCCATTTAGCTTTATATATTCTCTATTGACAGGGAAGAATTGTAGAATCCTGGGGGATCGGTTGTTTATAGGAGATGGTTTAATGCCAGTCTGTGAACCTGGTAGTAATGTCCGAAAGAATCAGGTACCAGGCTATATTCAACTTAGTGATAACAAATTGTCTGGTGAGATCCCTCCTGAGATTGGCAAGATGAAGAAACTGAGTATGATGCATTTGGGTGCGAATGAATTTTCTGGGAGGCTCTCTCCAGAGATTGGACAAGTACACCTAGTAGTCTTTAATGTTTCACAGAACAAATTTTCTGGTGAAATCCCAAAGCAGATTGGCCATATTAAGTGCTTGCAAAACCTTGACTTGTCATTTAACAATTTTTCTGGTTCATTCCCAGCTAGCATTAGTAACTTGCATGATCTGAGCAAGTTCAACATCTCTTACAACCCATACATCTATGGATTTGTACCAGAAATCGGGCAACTGCTTACATTTGAGAAGTCATCATTTCTTGGTGATCCGTTGTTGCGTCTTCCATCCTTCATGCACAACTCTACAAACAACACAGAAAGAAACACGAATGACAAACACAAAAAGCCCAAGAAGGTGGGTGCACTTTTGGTAATTATGGTTCTGGTACTAGCTTTCCTGATCTGTGGAGTCATGTCACTCCTTGTCTGCCTCCTTATAAAAGCGCCAAGGGGTTCCCCGGGAATCTTACTGGAAGATACAGAAGGCAGACATGATTCGCCATCAAGTGCTAGTGCATCCTCATCACGGTTGTGTGCATCCTCATCACGGGGTTCTGATGATGTTAAGGTTATCCGTTTGGACAGAACAAGCTTCACACATTCTGACATACTGAAGGCCACATGGAACTTCTCAAATGATAGAATTATCGGGAGGGGAGGATTCGGGATAGTCTATCGTGGAGTCTTGCCTGATGGAAGGGAAGTAGCAGTGAAGAAGCTACAGAGGGAGGGAATTGAAGGAGAAAGAGAGTTTCGAGCTGAAATGGAGGCCCTCAGCGGGAATGGCTCCGGTTGGCCTCATCCCAACCTTGTAACTCTTTATGGGTGGTGCCTTGACGGATCAGAGAAACTTCTAGTCTATGAATACTTGGAAGGTGGTAACTTAGAGGACGTCATTACAGATAGAACAAGGTTTACATGGAAGAGGAGAATTCAAGCAGCAATCGATGTGGCACATGCTTTAGTCTACTTGCACCATGATTGCTACCCTTGCATTGTCCACAGAGATGTCAAAGCTAGCAACGTGCTTCTTGACAAGGACGGAAGAGCAAAAGTCACCGATTTTGGCCTTGCTAGGGTCATGATTTCTGAACATACTCACGTTAGCACAATGGTGGCAGGGACTATTGGTTATGTTGCACCAGAATATGGGCAGATAATGCAGGCCACTACAAAAGGAGATGTCTACAGCTATGGAGTGCTAGCAATGGAGCTAGCAACTGGGAGGCATGCTATAGATGGGGGCGAAGAATGTCTAGTTGAATGGGCGACAAGGGTCATGGGAGACGGAAGGAAAGGGTTCACTAGAGCCATTATACCAGTTGCTCTATTGGTATCTGGCCTGGCAGAGGGAGCAGAGGAAATGTGTGAGTTGCTTAGGATTGGGATAAGGTGCACAGCTGAGACCCCTCATGATCGACCTAACATGAAGCAGGTATTAGATATGTTGATTAGCATTCCTAGCAGCCAACGGGGATCGAGCCGTAACTTTGGATCAAGTCGTAGCACTTCTCCATTATTATGA